Proteins encoded together in one Antennarius striatus isolate MH-2024 chromosome 13, ASM4005453v1, whole genome shotgun sequence window:
- the dacha gene encoding dachshund a, whose translation MAGSTNTPLSRTSTPPSDPLFHSDAPYSAANAASAARLPAARLSGAFLSGSGGGGGGGRVPLNVNGTSGGGAAAPPHTECKMVEVHGVKVASFTVNGVELICLPQVFELFLKHLVGGLHTVYTKLKRLDISPVVCTVEQVRVLRGLGAIQPGVNRCKLITRSDFETLYRDCTNASSRPGRPPKRTLGMATMTDGSRLLPHGLISPALLSQTGLSAGLTAVTMAEALKLQKMRMMMGFHGNTDQLQHHNGERTMSPSENDDTGLSDLPFMVMPHPLLPVGLPPASVAMAMNQMSQLSSLASMAAVSQVQQEESKDSPLRSPSPCSSPSDDELHPQEPTSQSPSRASSSTTSSPRPAAHTPELDGENAERENNIKEVLKEKADLLPLPLTKPTYEKLPLAINHTRPAFAPFLLAEGLSSMETLLTNIQGLLKVAVQSARSQDKHNQMERKELKLELEKERDARQTLQRQLSSELQTRVSIQRRLKKEKKAKRKLQEALDFESRRREQVERSLKHSDTITDALIPENELENKQQENSAAQENRPFVKPPLLF comes from the exons ATGGCGGGCTCCACTAACACCCCACTTTCTCGGACTTCCACACCACCCAGCGACCCTCTCTTCCACTCAGACGCGCCCTACAGCGCCGCCAACGCGGCCAGCGCGGCGCGCCTCCCTGCCGCTCGCCTGAGCGGAGCGTTCCTgagcggcagcggcggcggcggcggaggcggCAGAGTCCCGCTCAACGTGAACGGGACGAGCGGCGGAGGCGCGGCGGCTCCCCCGCACACCGAGTGTAAGATGGTAGAAGTCCACGGCGTCAAGGTGGCTTCGTTCACGGTGAACGGCGTGGAGCTGATCTGCCTGCCGCAAGTGTTCGAGTTGTTCCTGAAGCACCTGGTAGGGGGGCTGCATACGGTCTACACCAAGCTGAAGCGGCTGGACATCAGCCCGGTGGTCTGCACCGTGGAGCAGGTGCGCGTCCTGCGTGGGCTCGGCGCCATCCAGCCCGGAGTCAACCGCTGCAAGCTCATCACCAGGTCCGACTTCGAGACGCTGTACCGGGACTGCACGAACGCCAG CTCTCGACCAGGTCGTCCTCCAAAGCGAACCCTAGGGATGGCCACCATGACCGATGGCTCCAGACTCCTCCCACATGGTCTGATAAGCCCCGCCCTATTGTCACAAACagg TCTCTCTGCAGGTTTGACCGCCGTGACGATGGCCGAGGCTTTGAAGCTTCaaaagatgaggatgatgatgggtttccatggcaacaccGATCAGCTGCAACATCACAATGGAGAAAGAACGATGTCTCCGTCGGAGAATGACGACACAG GTCTGTCAGACCTTCCGTTTATGGTCATGCcacaccccctcctccctgTGGGCCTGCCTCCTGCCAGCGTTGCCATGGCGATGAATCAGATGAGCCAACTGAGCAGTTTGGCAAGCATGGCCGCTGTGTCACAGGTTCAGCAAGAGGAGAGCAAG GACTCTCCTCTCAGAAGCCCCTCTCCATGCTCCTCCCCCAGTGATGATGAGCTCCACCCCCAAGAACCAACCAGCCAATCACCTTCCAGAGCATCCTCATCCACTACATCATCACCTCGTCCTGCTGCTCACACACCAGAGCTGG ACggtgaaaatgcagaaagagaaaacaacatAAAAGAAGTGTTGAAAGAAAAAG CGGATCTGTTGCCCCTCCCCCTCACCAAACCGACCTATGAGAAGCTGCCGCTCGCAATCAACCACACAAGACCTGCCTTTGCCCCCTTCTTATTGGCAGAGGGTCTGTCATCCATGGAGACGCTGCTGACCAACATACAG GGTCTCCTGAAGGTGGCGGTGCAGAGCGCTCGATCTCAGGACAAACACAACCAGATGGAGAGGAAAGAGTTaaagctggagctggagaaagagagagacgcTCGACAAACGCTCCAGAGACAGCTGAGCTCTGAACTACAGACCCGAG TGTCGATCCAGAGGAggctgaagaaggagaagaaggcgAAGAGGAAGCTGCAGGAGGCTCTGGACTTTGAGTCGAGGAGgagagagcaggtggagagaTCGCTCAAACACTCCGACACGATCACAG ATGCATTGATCCCTGAGAACgaactggagaacaaacagcaggaaaactCTGCAGCTCAAG agaACCGACCCTTCGTCAAACCGCCTCTCCTCTTCTAA